The window ATGATCATGCGAGTGGCTATGGCTATGGCTGTCAGCGTCAGCTTGCTCCGGTTGATATTCTGCATGATGGTGATGAACGTCAACTTCACCAGCGGCCAAACGCTGCTGAAAGCTTTGCATCAGACTTAAGCTAGGTGCCGGCCCTTGAATGGTCTCTTCAATACGTTCGATAAAGGTATTGATCACGTGTGATTGATCGCGCAGATAGCCGGCTTTATAAAATGTGATATCAGTGTTTTCGGCAGCAACTTTATCGACATAGCCATGAATACGATCGATTAACTTGCCGCCAAATAAAAAGTAAGGTGCAACCACAATTTTTTTAAAGCCCAACTTTACCGCCATTTCAAGGCCACGACCTACCGAGGGGAAGGTAACGCCAGAATACACGGTTTCGGCCCAGCCAAAGCCTAGGTTCTCACAGACAATACGTGTTAGTTTGCAGGCTTCTGCATTAGCTGTGCTGACGGAAGTGCCTCGTCCTACCACAATTAACATGGTGTCGTATAAGTCACCGTCATGCACATGCTCAAGCCCTAAGGCTTCAAGAATACGTGCCTGAAATGCAGCGATCATTTCATCATGCAGGCCAAGCTCTTGCCCATATTCAATGGATAAGCCAGGGTGCTTAGCCTGATAGGTGGTAAGTACCGAGGGAATATCATTTTGCGCATGAGTCGCGGCAAATAGCATACCCGGTACGGCATAGATATTTTCTACGCCCTGCTGACGTAACTTATCCAATGCCATGTGAATATTCGGTGCTGAGTACTCTAAAAAGCCGTACTCAACTTTTAGACTGGGGTAACGATCTGCGAGACCTTTGGCCAGCAAGCTGAATTCTTTTTCAGCAATTTTCGCGCGACTGCCGTGACCGCAAATCAAAACGCCGGCATTTTCAGGTAAATCGTGTAGTTTGCTCATAGTCAAAAATTCTCAATATTAAAGCGACTGGGTAATCTCTTGCTCTATCGCAATGGTTTCGCCTTGATGCGCCCATTCAGAGTGGTCATCAGCGTTCAGGGTGATGCGCACCGTATGTTGACCAGGCGTTAGGCGTCTCAGGTGATACCATTCGCCATATATACGCGCAATTTTGTAACCGTCGACAAAAATATGTGCATGGCCTTGACCAAGTGTAGCATCTTGATTGATTGCCTCTGGGGTAAAGCGAAAGCCTTCGGTTTGAATATGCACATTCCAGCCACTCATGGCATCTTTAACAATCTGCATATTGAGTGTGGGTGCAGTTGCGTTTGGGTCTAGGCTGGTGATTTCTAATTGACCATGTTGATGCTGACTGTGGTCGTGCTGTTTAGCCTGTGTAGACTGCTTGGCAGTGCTGGGTTCTTGGCTGCAGGCCGAGAGCTGGAAAATCATCGTTAAGGCTATAATGGCGAAGCCAGCAGGCAAGAGATTGGCTGGCGACTTGAATAAAAAATTAGCGAACTTGGGCATGGTCAAAAATGTGTTGATGGTAAAAGTGATGGTCGATGAATATGCAAAAATATCGTTTCGACCGTTACGGGTAAATGATGTGATAACGGCTTAGATGCTAAGGACTAGCCCGTCATCTGAGCCGGCGCAATTATAGCGACTTGTCTTAACTATGATAAGCGTTGTTCGGGCTTTCTTTATATTTCTTGCGCTATTTCGCGGCATTTCGCAGCAAATTACTGAGTTTTATCAAACAGCAACTTCTCAGCGTAACTTTTAAGTGCGTCTATTAATGACAACTTTCAAGCGTTGAAGAGCTATCTCCGAAGAAACCAATATTGTCCGACGTTATATGCAGTGAGGCTGGGCAAATGCATGTAGCAAAGGCCTACGCTAGTTGATCACCGCTCAGCTTTGCAGGTTAGGCTATCATTAGCCTTGTTAAATCTATCAGTATTCGCCGGCAAGCGGTGAATCTAGCGGCAGTTCGCGTTACAATATGCGGCTAAATTGCGACTATTATTGGCACTCAGCAACTGAGGCCAAGATTTATCTAAAAGGTGCTTTTATGCAGTTAAACAAAATTCCGGCCACCGTGGTCACAGGCTTTCTGGGCAGCGGTAAAACAACCTTAATGTCTAATGTGTTGAAACAGGCAGCGGGCAAACGCATTGCGGTGATTGTGAACGAGTTTGGCGAATTAGATATTGATGCTGACTTGCTGCGCAGCTGTCCACTTGACTGCGACGAGGATACGGCCGGTGAACAAACGCAAAATGGCATTTATGAATTAGCGAATGGCTGCATCTGCTGTACCGTCGAGGAGGAGTTTTTGCCGGTGATGCAGCAGTTAGTCGAGCGCCGCGATGATATCGATCATATTCTGATTGAAACCTCAGGTCTTGCATTACCAAAGCCGCTGGTACAGGCATTTAACTGGCCCGAAATAAAACAATATTGCACGGTCGATGCCGTGATTACCGTGGTTGATGGCCCGGCTGTGGCGGCTGGGCGTTTTGCCAGCAATGAAGACTTAGTGCAGCAGCAGCGTTTAGCCGATGACAGCCTAGATCATGATCCTAGTCTGCAAGAGCTATTAGACGATCAGCTGAGTGCGGCAGATCTTGTTGTCGTCAGTAAAAACGATTTATTGGCAGATGCCGATCGTCAGCGAGTGAGCGAGATGATGGCGGCTAAATTGCCGGATGCGGTAAAAACCAGCTATATCAGTCACGGTGAGGCCGACTTGAATCTGTTAATGGGGATTGAGTCAGCGGCCGAAGAGCGTATCGATGCGGTACATAATCATCACGATCATCATCACGATCATGGCCACGACCATGATCATGCCCATGATCATTTTGATTCTTTTGTGATTAGCCTTGGTCAGGTTGATGGCGACAAACTGCAAGCAATTCTAACAGATCTATTGAATACCCATAATATTTATCGTGCTAAAGGTTTTGCTGCGTTGCCTGGCAAGCCTATGCGACAAGTTTTGCAGGCGGTGGGTAAGCGCTTAGATGTGCATTTTGATCGCCTCTGGGGTGCGACTGAAACACCGACGACCAATTTAGTGTTTATTGGCAAGGGCATTAATCAGACCGATATTACCCAAGCCTTACAAGCGGCGGAACTGGCGGCAGCCTAAACAAAGGGCGCTGAGGTATTGGCTAGCAATTCGGCTTTGTACTTCGGCTATTTTTTAGTGGCATTGTTATGCATCTTTTAGCAGCACAACCCGGTGGTTTTAGCGATGAAGAAGGCATCGTCGACTTAGGCCAATCCGCCGGTGATATTGTTGTGTTGTCGGCAGCCGATAGTGCTTTATCGGCACTGGCGTCAGCGGTTGATCAACTGCCGCAGGATTTTCCCAGCGTGCGTCTAGCAAATTGGATGCAATTAGTTAAACCTGCGGCGTTAGATTTGTACCTTGATAAAACCTTGGCCGATGCCCAAGTTGTTTTGGTGTCACTGTTGGGCGGTTCGGCTTACTGGCAATATGGCTTTGAACAGTTATTAGCGTGGCAGCAGCAGTCTTCATCGCGACAGCTTATTTTAGTGCCGGGTGACGATGCCGAAGATCTTGAGTTAATGCAGTCTTCCTCTGTGTCTCTAGAAGCAGCGCAGCGTATTTGGCGATATCTGCGGCAAGGTGGCGCGCATAATAATCGACAGCTGTTTTTGTATTTGGCAGATCAGTATCTATCCCTGCCGCAGAGCTGGGCCGAACCAGAATACCTGCCGCAATGCCTGCTCTATATGCCGCAGTCGCCCTTGAAGCATTCGCAGGCGAGTTTTTTTGACTGGCAGCAGCGCTGGCAGCAACAGCTTAGCCATTCCGATCAGCCAAGCCAGGCCGATATGCCATGCGACGTTGATAAGCCAAGCGCCGCCGATAAGCCAAGCAGAACCATCGCAGTATTGCTGTTTTATCGCAGTCATTTACAAAGTGCCAATACTGGCTTGTTTGATGCGCTTATTCAGGCGCTTGAGGCTGCCGGTGTACAGGTGCTGCCGATAGCGATTGCCTCACTGAAAGACCCAGAGTCTATTACCTTAGTCAATGCGCTAATTACCGAGTCTGACGCCGGGCTGGTAATTAATACCACCGGCTTTGCCTCAAATACCGTCAGCAGTCCTGAGCTATCATCAACGCCCACTGCCTTTGAGTCACCGTTTACGCGAGACATTCCAGTTCTGCAGTTGGTGCTTTCTAGTAGCACAGAACAAGACTGGCAAAATTATTCGCAGGGTTTGCGTGCGCGCGATATTGCCATGCAGGTGGTACTGCCAGAAATGGATGGTCGCGTGGTAACGCGCGCGGTCAGCTTTAAAGCCGAGAGTCATTGGAGCGAGCGTTGTGAAATTGCCGTGGTGCGTTATCAGGCTCATCATGAGCGCTGCCAATTTGTTGCCGAGTTGGCTAAGCGCTATCTAAGCCTTGCTGCAAAGCCTAATCAACAAAAACGTTTAGCCATCATCCTGGCTAATTATCCAACTAAAGATGGGCGTATCGGTAACGGCGTAGGTTTAGACACGCCAAACTCGACCGTGAATTTTTTACACGCTTTAGCCGATGCTGGTTATCCGCTTGACGATCTGCCTGAAGATGGTGATGCGCTAATCCGCGCCTTGTTGACGGCGGTGACCAATAATCCAAGCACCTTGCATTATTTGCCTTGCTGGCAAAGTATTGCACTTGATAGCTACCGAAGTCACTTTGCACAATTGCCGCTGGCCGCGCAACAGGCGGTAATATCACGCTGGGGTCAGCCCGAGCAAGATCCCAAGTGCCGTCATAACAGGATTATGCTGGCGGGCATTCGCCTGGGTGAAACATTTATTGGCATTCAGCCCGCGCGCGGTTTTAATGTCGATCTGTTAGCAAACTACCATGATCCCGATTTGGTGCCACCGCACAGCTATTTGGCGTTTTATTTTTGGCTGCGCTTTGAGTATCAGGTTGATGCTGTGGTGCATATGGGCAAACATGGCAATCTAGAATGGCTGCCGGGCAAGGGCAGTGCTCTGTCAGAGCAATGTTGGCCAGATATTGCACTTGGGCCAATGCCGCATTTTTATCCCTTTATTGTTAATGATCCCGGTGAAGGCGCTCAGGCAAAACGGCGCTGTCAGGCGGTGATTATTGATCACCTGATGCCGCCAATGACGCGTGCGGAAGTTTACGGTGAGCTAGCGGCATTAGAAGCGCTGGTCGATGAATATTATCAGGCGATGTCAATGGACAGCCGCCGTGAAAGCTGGTTGCGCGAGCAAATCATCGATAAGGTGACGAAAACTAACATATTATCTGAGTTAGATATGCGCGACGACGAATCCGATGATGCGCAGCTGCTAGACCAGTTAGATACCTATCTCTGTGATATCAAAGAAGCGCAAATTCGACATGGTTTACATATTTTGGGCCAGCTACCGGATGCTGAAAAGCTCAGTGATACCATTGTTGCCTTGTTGCGTCTGCCGCGCGGCAGCGCACCTGAGGCGCAGGGTATATTAAACGCTCTGGTGAATGACCTGAATATCCAGCATCAGTCTGCCGCCTTTGATCCTTTACAGCTTGAAGTTGAACCCTGGGACAGCCCCTGCCCACCGCTGCTGCAGCAGCTATCGGATCGGCCTTGGCGAACCACTGCAGATACGCGCGAGCGGCTAGAATTATTAGCGCTGCAGTGGGTTGAGCAGTATGTGCTCGGCGACTATGAGCTTAGGTTAATACAAGATGCATTCCCACACAGCTATCAATTGTTAGAATATGCGCGCGAGGTGTTGTTGCCAGCACTTGAGACGTCTGTAGAAAACGAGGTTTCAGCTTTAACCGCAGGTTTGGCGGGTCGCTTTGTAGAACCTGGGCCAAGTGGCGCACCGACGCGCGGCCGATTAGATACCTTGCCAACCGGCCGTAATTTTTATTCCTTAGATAATCGCTCCATACCTTCGCCGGCGGCTTGGGCGATTGGTCAGCGCTCGGCCGATGCCTTAATTGCAAGACATCTACAAGATCATGGTGATTATCCAAAACAGCTTGGCCTGTCGGTATGGGGCACTGCCACCATGCGCACCGGTGGTGATGATATTGCGCAAGCATTTGCCCTAATGGGCATTAAGCCGATATGGGCGCCAGGCTCACAGCGCGTGGTCGATTTTGAAATTATCCCCTGCATGTTGCTGGGTCGCCCACGAATTGATGTAACGCTGAGAGTCTCAGGATTTTTTCGCGATGCGTTTCCGAATGTTATGCGCCTCTACGATGCAGCCGTCACCGCGCTGATCGACTATGATGAGCCGGCACATATGAATACTATTCAAGCAAATATTATCGCCGCCGAGGCGGAGTGGCTTGCGCAAGGTGACTCTGCCGCAGCGGCACGTCGCAAAGCCAGCTATCGAGTTTATGGCAGTAAGCCAGGTGCGTATGGCGCTGGGCTGCAGGGTTTAATTGATGAACGTTGCTGGCAAAGCCGTGACGATTTGGCTGAGGCGTATGTGAATTGGGGTGGCTATGCTTATGGCAATGATCAGGCTTCAGCCGATGGGGTTGAGGCCAAACAAAGTTTTACACAGCGTTTGTCGCAACTTGAGGCAGTAGTGCAAAATCAAGATAACCGTGAGCACGACATTTTAGACTCTGACGACTATTATCAGTTTCAAGGTGGCATGACTAACGCGGTTGCTGTGCTGTCAGGTAGTGAGCCCACGATTTATCATAATGATCATGCCAACCCTGCAAAGCCGGTAGTGCGAACCTTGAAGCAAGAGCTGAATCGGGTGATGCGATCACGCGTGCTTAATCCTAAGTGGATAGAGGCCATGCAGGCACACGGTTATAAAGGTGCATTTGAAATGGCTGCCAGCGTTGATTATATCTTTGCCTATGATGCTACAACTAATCTGATCGATGATTATCAATATCGTGACCTTGCCGACCAGCTTTTGTTTGATGAGCAGAATCAGGCGTTTTTATCCGCGCATAATCCTGCCGCGTTGACAGAAATGGCCGAGCGCCTGTTAGAGGCTTGTCAGCGAGGTATGTGGCAAGATAGCCAAGCTTATGAGGAGCAGTTGCGTGATTTATTATTGTCGATTGATGCACGCCAGGAACAGTCTATGCAGCAGGCTTCAGAATGACTAGCAAGCACTACCGCCAGCCACACAGCTTAATGGTGCAGGGCACAACATCTGATGCCGGGAAAAGTATTTTAGTCACCGCATTTTGTCGCATGCTGGCGCGTCAACATATCTCGGTTGCACCGTTTAAATCGCAGAACATGGCCCTCAATAGCGCGGTCGCGGCTGACGGCGGCGAAATTGGACGTGCGCAGGCGGTGCAGGCAGAAGCCGCCGGACTAGCCGCTAGCGTATTAATGAACCCTATTTTGCTCAAGCCTAACAGCGATTTAGGCGCGCAAGTGATTGTTAACGGTAAGGCTATTGGTAATATGAAAGCCGAGCAATATCATCGCTACAAGCCGTCTTTATTGCATACCGTGGTTGCTGCGCATAGCGAACTTACCGCCCAGTATCAGCACGTCATTGTCGAGGGTGCTGGCAGCCCAGCAGAAATCAATTTGCGTGAGCACGATATCGCCAATATGGGGTTTGCAGAAGCCATTGATTGTCCGGTCGTGATTGTTGCCGATATCGACCGCGGTGGAGTATTTGCCCACCTTTATGGCACTTATGCCTTGCTTAGCGAGAGTGAGCAGGCACGCGTAGAGGGTTTTATTATTAACCGCTTNCGTGGTGACGTGAATTTATTAAAGCCNGGGCTTGATTGGCTTGAGCAGAAAACCGGTGTGCCAGTNATTGCGGTTATTCCCTATATTCATAATTTACATATCGAGGCTGAAGACAGCCTCTCAGCCAGTCAGCACCTGCAGCAGCAGGGTCAGCAATTAAAAGTCGCCGTATTAACCTATCCGCGTACCAGTAATCACACTGACTTTGATGTATTACGCATGCACCCGCAGCTGCACTGTGAGTTTATTACAGAGCCTGATCAATTTAGCGGCGCCGATTTAATTATATTGCCAGGCAGTAAAAATGTTCGCGGTGACCTAGCCTGGCTGCAACAGCAGGGCTGGCCGGCAATTATTCAAAAACATTTGCGCTTTGGTGGCAAACTTATTGGTGTTTGCGGTGGTTATCAGATGTTAGGTAGCGCGATTCATGACCCCGAGGCGATTGAGGCCGCCGCTGGCTCGTCAGCAGGTTTGGGATTTTTTGATATGCAGACAACGCTAACGGCAGAAAAAATTCTGCGTAATGTGCAGGGTAAGCATATACACTCAGGTGCCGCGGTAAGTGGTTATGAAATTCATGCAGGCCTGTCATCGGGCCCAGCATTAGAGCAGCCGGTTTTTTCGCTGCAGCGTGAGACCGATCAACAGCCATTTCATGATGGAGCAATGCATCAATCAGGGCAAATTATGGGCAGCTATCTGCATGGATTATTTGATTCCGCAGAGCTATTACAATATATCATTGAATGGGCGGGCATCGCAGAGGCCAGCGAGTTTGATTATCAGGCCTATCGAGAAGAGGAGATTGACCGCCTAGCCGATGCGGTAGAAGCGGCACTGCCGCTATCCGATTTATTACAGCTGCTGTCCTTGCCAGATGCTGCTAACGCTGCAGCTAAATCGCGTAAAATTCATCAATCAGAGTAATGATGATGATTTTCCAGCTGTTATTAGCCCTACTGCTCGATAAATGTTTTGCAGAGCCAAAGCGGTTTCACCCCTTGGTTGGCTTTGGACATCTGGCCAATAGCTTAGAAAAAACGCTGAATACAGGCAGCTGGCGCAAAGCACGTGGCTGCGTAGCGCTGGCGCTTGCAATCTTACCGCTTGTTGGGCTCGCTTATTACCTGCAGCAAATACTCGCAGAGTATACTGTGTTGATGCTTATATTATCGGCGGCGATAGTCTATCTAGCAATTGGATGGCAAAGCTTGCTGCAGCATGCTGAGGCAATTCGCGCGCCATTATGTCAGCACGACCTTGCCGCAGCGCGACAAGCTTTGGCGATGATCGTCAGTCGCGATACCGAGCAATTAGACGAGTCAGAGATAGCCAAGGGCTGCTGTGAGTCATTGCTTGAAAATGGCGCGGATGCCATATTTTCGGCACTGTTCTGGTTTTTGCTAGCCGGTATCCCAGGTGTGGTAATGTATCGTTTGAGTAATACATTGGATGCAATGTGGGGCTATAAAAATCCTCGCTTTAAGGAATTTGGCTGGGCTGCCGCACGCTTAGATGACCTGCTGAATTACCTGCCAGCCCGATTAACAGCCCTGAGTTATGCCTGCGTAGGCAATTTTCGACAGGCAATCGCTAGCTGGCGGGCACAGGCCAGCAGTTGGAAAAGCCCGAATGCAGGGCCTGTTATGGCAGCGGGTGCAGGTGCTATAAATACGGCTTTAGGCGGCGATGCCAGCTACTTTGGTGAAAGTCAGCAGCGAGCTGCACTGGGGCCAAGCGAAAATGCAGCCAATACGGCCTCTGCGCAAACTATTGCAAAAGCCTGTGCGCTAGTAAATCGTGCCCTAATGCTGTGGGTTACCTGTATTGTGCTATTTACGCTTTTCAGTCGATGGCTGAGTGGAGCTTCACTATGTTGCTAACAGCAACGCTACATCCTGATTCGAGTCATCTTGGTGCTACCGCTATTCAGGCCCTGCCGGCATTTACAAATGCTGCACTTTCGCAGTCACAGCGTGAGCAGCTGCAGCAGCTGTTTCTTAGTTTGCCAAAGCACGGTGGTGATGTTTCACAGGCTGCCGCCCAGTATCAGCGCCCGCAGCAGGCATGGTTAGATTTATCAACCGGCATTAATCCACAGGCATACCCGTTACCGAATATACCGGCGGCGGTATTTCAGCAGCTGCCAGATTATCATGCGGCGTTTGCGCAGGCTGTGGTAAGCTATTATGGCCATACTGAATATTTAGCCGTGCCCGGCTCACAGGCAGCCATTCATGTGTTACCTGCGGCAATCAATACCCTCTGTGCCAGTGCTGCACCGATATTATTACCCACAATTGGTTATCAAGAACATGCCGAACATTGGCAGCGAGCGGGCAATCGCTGCGAATTTTACCCCAGTGACGATAATGCCTCATTGATAACTGCGGTTGATCAGGCTCTGCAGCAAAATGCAGCCCAGCATCTGTTGCTGATACAACCGAATAACCCGTCAACCGCGAAAATTGCTGTGACACAAATCGTCAGCTGGGCACAGCAGCTGCAAGATACATATTTAATTGTTGATGAGGCGTTTATTGATCTAACGGCGGGGCAAAGTCTGCTTGACAGTGTTGAGCAACTTGAAAATCTTGTGGTACTGCGTTCGTTTGGCAAGTTTTTTGGTTTAGCCGGTATCCGTTTAGGTTTTGTATTTGCGAACGCGGCGTTGCGACAGCATATTCAGCAGGCGATTCCTGCCTGGTCAATCAACGGTCCGGCTCAATATATTGCCAGTCAGGCACTGGCCGATCGAGATTGGCAGCAGGCCACGCGACAAACCATTAGGCAAAACGCCGACTGGATGCTTAGCGCACTGGCATCGCTAGCGCCGTTTGGTCTTGTTTTACAGGGCAATAGCGGTTTATTTCTTAGCTATCGCTGTAGTCTCGATGTGGCGCTTAGTTTGCGTCATGCCTTTGCGCTTTCGGGGATTTTGATTCGAGTGGTCGTGATGTCTGATAATCAGGCGCTGCTGCGCTTTGGCCTGCTTGCTGAGCAGCATCAAACGAGGCTGCAGGGCTGCATCGAGAAAATCGCTAAACAAGCCAACTGGCTTGCATTATTAGCGTTAAGCGCGGGAGATATGGATGCATAAACTTGCCTTATTTCACTCGCTGCGCGGACAATCCTGCCTAGTGGTAGGTGGCGGTTCGGTGGCGCTGCGCCGAACAGAAAAACTATTACAGGCTGGCGCCAAGGTCGACCTGATTGCAATAGATGTACTGCCAGAATTGTATGCGCTGCAGCAGCAATATGGCGATAGTAATCAGCAGGTTGATTCAGCGCGTTTATCGATTTTGCAGCAGCCGGTGATGCTTGCAGAGTTGTCCAGTGAATATGCCTGTCTGCTTGCCGCTACCAACGACGGTGCGCTGAATGCAGATCTTCAGCAATTTGCCAAAACGCATGCGATTCCCTGCAATCGGGCCGATAATCCGGCTGCCAGTGATTTTGTCTTTCCTGCGATGATCGAGCAAGATGGGCTGTCGATTGCGATTACCCATGCCGAAGGTTTGCCAAGTCTTAGCCAAGTTTTAAAACAGCAAATCAGTGCTTTTATTCCTGCCGGGCATCAACGTTTAGCGGCGTTTATCGCAGGCTATCGTCAGCAAATTAATGCACAGCGTCCAAGCATTCGTCGACGTCTGTGGCAGCAGTTACTGCAGGGTGCTTTAGCCGATCAAGTCTATGCTAACCGCCTTCAGCAAGCTGAGCAAACTATGCAGCAGGCGCTTGCTAAGCCTGAAGAATTTTTAGCCTGCGGTGAAGTATATTTGTTAGGCGCAGGTCCGGGTGATCCTGAGTTACTAACGGTGAAAGCATTACGTTTATTGCAGCGCGCTGAGGTGGTGTTGTATGACCGATTGGTAAGTAAAGCAATTCTGGCCTTAATTCCGGATACTGCCGCAACCCTGTATGTGGGTAAACAGCGTTCTCAGCACGCGGTACCGCAAGATGAAATCAATCATCGCTTAGCCGAGCTTGCCTTAGCGGGTAAGCGTGTGGTGCGTTTAAAAGGCGGTGACCCCTTTATTTTTGGTCGCGGCGGTGAAGAGCTGAGTACGCTGGTTGAGCGACAGGTGCCGTTTCAAGTAGTACCCGGTATCAGCGCTGCGAACGGCTGTGCCAGCTATGCTGGAATCCCACTTACGCATCGTGATTACGCGCAGTCGGTACAGTTTATTACCGCGCAGCTGGTTGATGGAAAACTTGATTTACCCTGGTCAAGCTTAGTC is drawn from Pseudomonadales bacterium and contains these coding sequences:
- a CDS encoding sirohydrochlorin chelatase produces the protein MSKLHDLPENAGVLICGHGSRAKIAEKEFSLLAKGLADRYPSLKVEYGFLEYSAPNIHMALDKLRQQGVENIYAVPGMLFAATHAQNDIPSVLTTYQAKHPGLSIEYGQELGLHDEMIAAFQARILEALGLEHVHDGDLYDTMLIVVGRGTSVSTANAEACKLTRIVCENLGFGWAETVYSGVTFPSVGRGLEMAVKLGFKKIVVAPYFLFGGKLIDRIHGYVDKVAAENTDITFYKAGYLRDQSHVINTFIERIEETIQGPAPSLSLMQSFQQRLAAGEVDVHHHHAEYQPEQADADSHSHSHSHDH
- the cobN gene encoding cobaltochelatase subunit CobN translates to MHLLAAQPGGFSDEEGIVDLGQSAGDIVVLSAADSALSALASAVDQLPQDFPSVRLANWMQLVKPAALDLYLDKTLADAQVVLVSLLGGSAYWQYGFEQLLAWQQQSSSRQLILVPGDDAEDLELMQSSSVSLEAAQRIWRYLRQGGAHNNRQLFLYLADQYLSLPQSWAEPEYLPQCLLYMPQSPLKHSQASFFDWQQRWQQQLSHSDQPSQADMPCDVDKPSAADKPSRTIAVLLFYRSHLQSANTGLFDALIQALEAAGVQVLPIAIASLKDPESITLVNALITESDAGLVINTTGFASNTVSSPELSSTPTAFESPFTRDIPVLQLVLSSSTEQDWQNYSQGLRARDIAMQVVLPEMDGRVVTRAVSFKAESHWSERCEIAVVRYQAHHERCQFVAELAKRYLSLAAKPNQQKRLAIILANYPTKDGRIGNGVGLDTPNSTVNFLHALADAGYPLDDLPEDGDALIRALLTAVTNNPSTLHYLPCWQSIALDSYRSHFAQLPLAAQQAVISRWGQPEQDPKCRHNRIMLAGIRLGETFIGIQPARGFNVDLLANYHDPDLVPPHSYLAFYFWLRFEYQVDAVVHMGKHGNLEWLPGKGSALSEQCWPDIALGPMPHFYPFIVNDPGEGAQAKRRCQAVIIDHLMPPMTRAEVYGELAALEALVDEYYQAMSMDSRRESWLREQIIDKVTKTNILSELDMRDDESDDAQLLDQLDTYLCDIKEAQIRHGLHILGQLPDAEKLSDTIVALLRLPRGSAPEAQGILNALVNDLNIQHQSAAFDPLQLEVEPWDSPCPPLLQQLSDRPWRTTADTRERLELLALQWVEQYVLGDYELRLIQDAFPHSYQLLEYAREVLLPALETSVENEVSALTAGLAGRFVEPGPSGAPTRGRLDTLPTGRNFYSLDNRSIPSPAAWAIGQRSADALIARHLQDHGDYPKQLGLSVWGTATMRTGGDDIAQAFALMGIKPIWAPGSQRVVDFEIIPCMLLGRPRIDVTLRVSGFFRDAFPNVMRLYDAAVTALIDYDEPAHMNTIQANIIAAEAEWLAQGDSAAAARRKASYRVYGSKPGAYGAGLQGLIDERCWQSRDDLAEAYVNWGGYAYGNDQASADGVEAKQSFTQRLSQLEAVVQNQDNREHDILDSDDYYQFQGGMTNAVAVLSGSEPTIYHNDHANPAKPVVRTLKQELNRVMRSRVLNPKWIEAMQAHGYKGAFEMAASVDYIFAYDATTNLIDDYQYRDLADQLLFDEQNQAFLSAHNPAALTEMAERLLEACQRGMWQDSQAYEEQLRDLLLSIDARQEQSMQQASE
- a CDS encoding pyridoxal phosphate-dependent class II aminotransferase, which produces MLLTATLHPDSSHLGATAIQALPAFTNAALSQSQREQLQQLFLSLPKHGGDVSQAAAQYQRPQQAWLDLSTGINPQAYPLPNIPAAVFQQLPDYHAAFAQAVVSYYGHTEYLAVPGSQAAIHVLPAAINTLCASAAPILLPTIGYQEHAEHWQRAGNRCEFYPSDDNASLITAVDQALQQNAAQHLLLIQPNNPSTAKIAVTQIVSWAQQLQDTYLIVDEAFIDLTAGQSLLDSVEQLENLVVLRSFGKFFGLAGIRLGFVFANAALRQHIQQAIPAWSINGPAQYIASQALADRDWQQATRQTIRQNADWMLSALASLAPFGLVLQGNSGLFLSYRCSLDVALSLRHAFALSGILIRVVVMSDNQALLRFGLLAEQHQTRLQGCIEKIAKQANWLALLALSAGDMDA
- the cobW gene encoding cobalamin biosynthesis protein CobW, with amino-acid sequence MQLNKIPATVVTGFLGSGKTTLMSNVLKQAAGKRIAVIVNEFGELDIDADLLRSCPLDCDEDTAGEQTQNGIYELANGCICCTVEEEFLPVMQQLVERRDDIDHILIETSGLALPKPLVQAFNWPEIKQYCTVDAVITVVDGPAVAAGRFASNEDLVQQQRLADDSLDHDPSLQELLDDQLSAADLVVVSKNDLLADADRQRVSEMMAAKLPDAVKTSYISHGEADLNLLMGIESAAEERIDAVHNHHDHHHDHGHDHDHAHDHFDSFVISLGQVDGDKLQAILTDLLNTHNIYRAKGFAALPGKPMRQVLQAVGKRLDVHFDRLWGATETPTTNLVFIGKGINQTDITQALQAAELAAA
- a CDS encoding cobalamin biosynthesis protein; the encoded protein is MMMIFQLLLALLLDKCFAEPKRFHPLVGFGHLANSLEKTLNTGSWRKARGCVALALAILPLVGLAYYLQQILAEYTVLMLILSAAIVYLAIGWQSLLQHAEAIRAPLCQHDLAAARQALAMIVSRDTEQLDESEIAKGCCESLLENGADAIFSALFWFLLAGIPGVVMYRLSNTLDAMWGYKNPRFKEFGWAAARLDDLLNYLPARLTALSYACVGNFRQAIASWRAQASSWKSPNAGPVMAAGAGAINTALGGDASYFGESQQRAALGPSENAANTASAQTIAKACALVNRALMLWVTCIVLFTLFSRWLSGASLCC
- a CDS encoding cobyric acid synthase; this translates as MVQGTTSDAGKSILVTAFCRMLARQHISVAPFKSQNMALNSAVAADGGEIGRAQAVQAEAAGLAASVLMNPILLKPNSDLGAQVIVNGKAIGNMKAEQYHRYKPSLLHTVVAAHSELTAQYQHVIVEGAGSPAEINLREHDIANMGFAEAIDCPVVIVADIDRGGVFAHLYGTYALLSESEQARVEGFIINRXRGDVNLLKPGLDWLEQKTGVPVIAVIPYIHNLHIEAEDSLSASQHLQQQGQQLKVAVLTYPRTSNHTDFDVLRMHPQLHCEFITEPDQFSGADLIILPGSKNVRGDLAWLQQQGWPAIIQKHLRFGGKLIGVCGGYQMLGSAIHDPEAIEAAAGSSAGLGFFDMQTTLTAEKILRNVQGKHIHSGAAVSGYEIHAGLSSGPALEQPVFSLQRETDQQPFHDGAMHQSGQIMGSYLHGLFDSAELLQYIIEWAGIAEASEFDYQAYREEEIDRLADAVEAALPLSDLLQLLSLPDAANAAAKSRKIHQSE